A section of the Anabaena cylindrica PCC 7122 genome encodes:
- a CDS encoding bifunctional orotidine-5'-phosphate decarboxylase/orotate phosphoribosyltransferase yields MNFFDKLNTNISQNQSLLFVGLDPNPEMIPARYQSSDIIAGLENWLQFIIAETADFICAYKPTLGFYEALGVPGLELLFKTLASIPNHIPIILDAKHSDLNTSSIFARTVFTEWRVDAITLSPYTGQDHVAPFLVYPDQAVFILCCTSNPGAAILQQFPHQKSPFYLQVVQESKTWGTPEQLGLEVGTTDADILKSIRLIAPERIIIARSIWAEEGNLKKILAAGLNGNGDGLLIPVPQDMLGNADLSQQIQLLRTEINQFRSEIIHDASTCEVWLPDISVKDKQPHQDLILQLYDIGCIMFGEFVQASGATFPYYIDLRKIISNPQVFNQVLSAYEEILKNLTFDRLAGIPYGSLPTATGLSLRLHCPMIFPRKEVKAHGTRKVIEGNFYPGETVAVVDDILISGKSVMEGAEKLRSAGLKINDIVVFIDHEQGVKDRLSQNGYCAHSVLTISEIVTTLHQAGRINDAQFLAFQES; encoded by the coding sequence ATGAACTTTTTTGATAAATTAAATACGAATATTTCCCAAAATCAAAGCTTACTATTTGTAGGACTTGATCCAAATCCAGAAATGATACCTGCGCGTTATCAATCATCAGATATTATTGCAGGTTTAGAAAATTGGTTGCAATTTATAATTGCAGAAACGGCTGATTTTATCTGTGCTTATAAACCAACTTTGGGATTTTATGAAGCTTTGGGTGTTCCTGGGTTAGAACTTTTATTCAAAACTTTAGCATCTATCCCTAACCACATTCCTATTATTTTAGATGCTAAACACAGTGATTTAAATACAAGTAGTATTTTTGCCAGAACTGTATTTACAGAATGGCGGGTAGATGCTATTACTCTTAGTCCCTATACTGGACAGGATCATGTCGCACCATTTTTAGTTTATCCTGATCAAGCGGTATTTATTTTGTGTTGTACTTCTAACCCAGGTGCAGCAATTTTACAGCAATTTCCTCATCAAAAATCACCCTTTTATTTGCAGGTAGTACAGGAATCAAAAACCTGGGGAACACCAGAACAATTAGGCTTGGAAGTAGGAACCACAGATGCTGATATTCTCAAATCTATTCGGTTAATTGCTCCCGAAAGAATTATTATTGCGCGTAGTATTTGGGCTGAGGAAGGTAATCTGAAAAAGATTTTAGCCGCAGGGTTAAATGGTAATGGTGATGGTTTACTAATTCCGGTTCCTCAAGATATGTTGGGTAATGCTGATTTATCTCAACAAATTCAATTATTACGCACGGAAATTAATCAATTTAGAAGTGAAATTATCCATGATGCTTCTACTTGTGAGGTGTGGTTGCCTGATATTTCGGTAAAAGATAAACAGCCGCATCAAGATTTGATTTTACAACTTTATGATATTGGCTGCATTATGTTTGGGGAATTTGTTCAGGCTTCAGGCGCGACTTTTCCTTATTACATTGATTTACGGAAAATTATTTCTAATCCTCAAGTTTTTAATCAAGTGCTTAGTGCTTATGAAGAAATTTTAAAAAATCTCACTTTTGATAGATTAGCCGGAATTCCTTATGGTTCTTTACCGACAGCAACTGGTTTATCTTTGCGTCTTCATTGTCCGATGATTTTTCCTCGGAAAGAAGTAAAAGCACATGGAACCCGAAAGGTTATTGAAGGTAATTTCTATCCTGGTGAAACGGTTGCGGTAGTTGATGATATTCTCATCAGTGGTAAAAGCGTAATGGAAGGTGCAGAAAAGTTAAGATCTGCGGGATTAAAGATTAATGATATTGTTGTATTTATTGACCATGAACAAGGAGTAAAAGACAGGTTAAGCCAAAATGGTTATTGCGCTCATTCTGTTTTAACTATTTCGGAAATTGTCACCACTCTGCACCAAGCAGGAAGAATAAATGATGCTCAATTTTTAGCTTTTCAAGAAAGTTAA